One window from the genome of Alkalihalobacillus sp. LMS6 encodes:
- the moaC gene encoding cyclic pyranopterin monophosphate synthase MoaC, whose amino-acid sequence MTSFSHFNNEGRAKMVNVADKDETARTATARTKVRLSPALYQAIHEERLKKGDPLSVAQVAGIMAAKKTADWIPMCHPITIQGTDLTFSFSQREESNDYVLIIHATVTVKSNTGVEMEALTAVSAAALTFYDMCKAVDKSMIIEETLLVEKTGGKNGDFYHPLLEKERSE is encoded by the coding sequence ATGACTTCTTTTTCACATTTTAATAATGAAGGCCGGGCAAAAATGGTGAACGTCGCCGATAAAGACGAAACAGCTCGCACAGCTACAGCACGTACAAAAGTCCGCTTATCACCTGCTTTGTATCAGGCGATTCACGAGGAAAGATTAAAAAAAGGCGATCCCCTTTCCGTTGCCCAAGTTGCCGGAATCATGGCAGCAAAAAAAACAGCAGATTGGATTCCTATGTGCCACCCCATTACGATTCAAGGAACAGATTTAACATTTTCTTTCTCCCAACGTGAAGAATCCAATGATTATGTACTCATCATTCATGCCACAGTAACTGTGAAAAGCAATACTGGTGTTGAAATGGAGGCTCTTACCGCCGTCAGCGCTGCCGCTTTAACATTCTACGATATGTGCAAAGCGGTCGATAAAAGTATGATCATTGAAGAGACACTGCTCGTTGAAAAAACCGGAGGCAAAAACGGTGATTTTTATCATCCACTTCTAGAAAAAGAGAGAAGCGAATAA
- the groES gene encoding co-chaperone GroES, with product MLKPLGDRIIIEQIQSEEKTASGIVLPDSAQEKPQEGKVVAVGTGRVTDNGEKVALEVKEGDSIIFSKYAGTEVKYEGTDYLILRESDVLAIIG from the coding sequence TTGTTAAAACCATTAGGAGATCGCATCATTATTGAGCAAATCCAATCAGAGGAAAAAACAGCGAGTGGGATTGTACTTCCTGACTCTGCACAAGAAAAGCCGCAAGAAGGCAAGGTCGTAGCTGTCGGTACAGGTCGTGTGACAGATAACGGCGAAAAAGTAGCGCTTGAAGTAAAAGAAGGCGATTCAATCATCTTCTCAAAATATGCTGGTACAGAAGTTAAGTATGAAGGTACGGACTATCTTATTCTTCGCGAAAGCGATGTTCTAGCAATTATTGGCTAA
- a CDS encoding ABC transporter permease, with the protein MFNSTMEHIMLVGLAIMIAIAIGVSVGIYLTVNETLAETVLAAASILLTIPSLALFGIMIPFFSIIGQGIGFVPALTALVLYSLLPIIRNTYTGIKNVDPNIIDAANGLGMKKMQRLIRVELPNGLPVIMAGIRTAVVLNIGIGVIAAFIGAGGLGSFIVQGISRGDMYSIVAGAVLVSLLAIIADTLLLFIQKWLTPKGITE; encoded by the coding sequence ATGTTTAACTCAACAATGGAACACATCATGCTTGTTGGCCTTGCCATCATGATCGCCATTGCCATTGGTGTGAGTGTTGGGATTTATTTAACAGTAAACGAAACATTAGCCGAAACGGTTTTAGCAGCAGCCTCAATTTTACTAACGATTCCAAGCCTTGCTCTATTTGGCATTATGATTCCGTTCTTTTCCATTATTGGACAAGGAATTGGATTCGTCCCCGCATTAACGGCTTTAGTACTATACTCGCTCCTACCTATTATCCGTAATACGTATACAGGAATTAAAAACGTTGACCCAAATATTATTGATGCAGCAAATGGTCTAGGGATGAAAAAAATGCAGCGATTGATAAGGGTTGAATTGCCTAATGGACTACCTGTTATTATGGCTGGCATACGTACAGCCGTTGTTCTTAATATTGGTATCGGCGTGATTGCGGCGTTTATTGGAGCAGGAGGATTAGGGTCATTTATTGTACAGGGAATTTCTCGTGGCGACATGTATTCCATTGTTGCTGGTGCTGTGCTCGTTTCGCTTTTAGCCATTATTGCAGATACGTTATTGCTGTTTATACAAAAGTGGCTGACACCTAAAGGAATAACAGAATAA
- a CDS encoding glycine betaine ABC transporter substrate-binding protein — protein sequence MKTIRHYALGTVAVTGLALSGCGYLGFGDSITIGAKSFTEQYILSEMTYFILEDAGYQVRQVENLGSNVLRSALENGQVDITWEYTGTAIATYLNMEPITDPEEAYATLQEVDVENGLHWMNISEVNNTYALIMNRTQAEDLGIESLSDLADYVNENPGEISMGTDAAFANRADGLPGLEEAYGFEFGSGNIEYMDAGLLYEALYNEELEVAMGYETDARIDDYDQVILEDDEVFFAPYNAAVHMRLDVFEENPEIEELLRPLAETLDSEIMRGLNYQVDIERQSVALVAHDFLVEEGFIEGDN from the coding sequence ATGAAGACAATACGTCATTATGCGTTAGGTACTGTAGCGGTTACTGGATTGGCACTAAGTGGATGTGGCTACCTAGGCTTTGGAGATAGTATTACCATCGGTGCAAAGTCTTTTACCGAGCAGTATATTTTATCAGAGATGACTTACTTCATCCTCGAAGATGCGGGTTATCAAGTTCGGCAAGTGGAAAACCTCGGAAGCAATGTATTGCGATCAGCATTAGAAAATGGTCAAGTCGATATTACGTGGGAATATACTGGGACAGCGATAGCGACCTATTTAAATATGGAACCAATAACGGACCCAGAAGAAGCCTATGCAACCTTGCAAGAAGTGGATGTTGAAAACGGACTGCACTGGATGAATATTTCAGAAGTGAACAATACGTATGCACTCATTATGAATCGAACACAAGCTGAAGACCTTGGGATTGAATCGTTATCGGATTTAGCGGATTATGTGAATGAAAATCCCGGAGAAATTAGCATGGGAACCGATGCAGCTTTTGCGAATCGAGCTGATGGATTACCTGGTTTAGAAGAGGCATACGGGTTTGAATTTGGTAGCGGTAATATTGAATACATGGATGCGGGATTATTATATGAAGCGCTATATAATGAAGAATTGGAAGTGGCAATGGGTTATGAAACCGATGCGCGAATTGATGATTATGATCAAGTCATTTTAGAAGATGACGAGGTATTTTTTGCCCCATATAACGCCGCTGTTCATATGCGATTAGATGTATTTGAGGAAAATCCAGAGATCGAAGAATTGTTAAGGCCACTAGCGGAGACGTTAGATAGTGAGATTATGCGTGGGTTGAATTATCAAGTTGATATCGAAAGGCAAAGTGTCGCCCTCGTTGCTCATGATTTTCTTGTTGAGGAAGGGTTCATCGAAGGAGACAATTAA
- the groL gene encoding chaperonin GroEL (60 kDa chaperone family; promotes refolding of misfolded polypeptides especially under stressful conditions; forms two stacked rings of heptamers to form a barrel-shaped 14mer; ends can be capped by GroES; misfolded proteins enter the barrel where they are refolded when GroES binds), with amino-acid sequence MAKDIKFSEEARRSMLKGVDTLANAVKVTLGPKGRNVVLEKKFGSPLITNDGVTIAKEIELEDAFENMGAKLVAEVASKTNDIAGDGTTTATVLAQAMIREGLKNVTSGANPMGIRKGIEKATAAAVSELASISKPIESKESIAQVAAISSADEEVGQIIAEAMERVGNDGVITIEESKGFSTELEVVEGMQFDRGYASPYMVSDSDKMEAVLDNPYILITDKKISNIQEVLPVLEQVVQQSRPILIIAEDVEGEALATLVVNKLRGTFNAVAVKAPGFGDRRKAMLEDIAILTGGEVITEDLGLDLKAATIDSLGRANKVVVTKENTTIVEGSGNPEQISARVGQLKGQVEETTSEFDREKLQERLAKLAGGVAVLKVGAATETEMKEKKLRIEDALNSTRAAVEEGIVAGGGTALINVIQAVRAVEASGDEATGVNIVLRALEEPVRQIAHNAGLEGSIIVEKLKTEEVGIGYNAATGEYVNMVDTGILDPVKVTRSALQNAASVSAMFLTTEAVIADKPEENEGGGMPDMGGMGGMGGMGGMM; translated from the coding sequence ATGGCTAAAGATATTAAGTTTAGTGAAGAAGCACGTCGCTCCATGCTTAAAGGTGTAGATACACTAGCAAACGCTGTAAAAGTAACGCTTGGACCAAAAGGTCGTAACGTTGTATTAGAAAAGAAATTCGGTTCACCTTTAATTACGAATGACGGTGTAACAATTGCAAAAGAAATTGAACTTGAAGATGCATTTGAAAACATGGGTGCTAAGCTTGTTGCTGAAGTTGCAAGCAAAACAAACGATATTGCTGGAGACGGTACAACAACAGCAACTGTACTTGCTCAAGCGATGATTCGTGAAGGGTTGAAAAACGTTACTTCTGGTGCGAATCCTATGGGCATCCGTAAAGGGATTGAAAAAGCGACAGCAGCTGCTGTATCAGAGCTAGCAAGCATTTCTAAGCCTATCGAGAGCAAAGAATCCATTGCGCAAGTAGCAGCGATTTCTTCTGCTGACGAAGAAGTTGGCCAAATCATTGCAGAAGCAATGGAGCGCGTTGGCAACGACGGTGTTATTACGATTGAAGAATCAAAAGGGTTCTCTACAGAGCTTGAAGTTGTGGAAGGAATGCAGTTTGATCGTGGATATGCATCACCCTATATGGTGTCTGATTCTGATAAGATGGAAGCGGTTCTTGATAACCCATATATCCTAATTACAGATAAGAAAATCTCAAACATTCAAGAAGTTCTTCCTGTTCTGGAGCAAGTGGTTCAGCAAAGTCGTCCAATCTTGATCATCGCTGAAGATGTTGAAGGGGAAGCTCTAGCAACACTTGTTGTAAACAAATTACGTGGAACATTTAATGCTGTTGCAGTAAAAGCACCTGGTTTCGGTGATCGTCGTAAAGCAATGCTTGAAGATATCGCGATCCTAACAGGTGGAGAAGTGATTACAGAAGATCTAGGTTTAGATCTTAAAGCAGCAACAATTGACTCTCTTGGTCGCGCAAACAAAGTGGTTGTGACGAAAGAAAACACAACAATTGTTGAAGGTTCTGGTAATCCTGAACAAATCTCAGCTCGTGTTGGCCAATTAAAAGGTCAAGTGGAAGAAACAACATCTGAGTTTGACAGAGAAAAACTACAAGAACGTCTTGCGAAACTTGCAGGCGGCGTAGCTGTTCTTAAAGTTGGAGCTGCAACTGAGACAGAAATGAAAGAAAAGAAACTTCGCATTGAAGATGCTCTAAACTCTACACGTGCAGCAGTTGAAGAAGGAATTGTTGCCGGTGGTGGTACAGCGCTTATCAATGTTATTCAAGCAGTTCGAGCAGTCGAAGCTTCAGGTGATGAAGCAACAGGTGTAAACATTGTTCTTCGCGCACTTGAAGAGCCAGTTCGCCAGATTGCACATAACGCTGGTCTTGAGGGATCAATCATTGTAGAAAAATTGAAGACTGAAGAAGTTGGAATTGGCTACAATGCTGCTACAGGCGAGTATGTAAATATGGTCGACACTGGTATTCTTGATCCAGTTAAAGTAACACGTTCTGCACTTCAAAATGCGGCAAGTGTATCAGCAATGTTCTTAACAACAGAAGCTGTAATCGCTGATAAGCCTGAGGAAAACGAAGGCGGCGGCATGCCTGATATGGGCGGAATGGGCGGAATGGGTGGTATGGGCGGCATGATGTAA
- a CDS encoding CPBP family intramembrane glutamic endopeptidase — protein sequence MKIIYNGVGILFFVIMQIAVAFTLVVVLQGFLNMNSGLSMILSVVLTIGIALVTARMLIRNTLTMRYALVVFAYIVMQTGLALVASTVLQSFFGVTDEALLIGVSSILSFSVGLVAILLILRRDEQLGGGLRGTKITPLETVSWSIIGVFLVFGTQIVAGLIQTLIFGIDQGSENTEDLVAIAQEFLPFIIVIAVIGPIIEELVFRKAIFGWLYVRTNFWIAGLISSVIFAVIHFDFQHILIYGAMGFAFAFLYVKTKRIIVPIIAHIALNSFVVIVQVLLIDDINEMMDVASFIYNMLGMMI from the coding sequence GTGAAAATTATTTATAATGGCGTTGGGATTTTGTTTTTTGTGATCATGCAAATCGCCGTGGCATTTACGCTTGTTGTTGTATTACAAGGTTTCCTGAATATGAATAGCGGACTTTCCATGATTCTTTCCGTAGTATTAACAATTGGTATTGCGCTCGTAACAGCACGAATGTTAATACGCAATACGTTAACAATGAGATACGCGCTTGTCGTCTTTGCTTATATTGTCATGCAAACTGGTTTAGCGCTCGTAGCTTCAACAGTGTTACAATCTTTTTTTGGCGTTACTGACGAGGCATTACTTATAGGGGTATCGTCCATTTTATCTTTTTCTGTTGGACTTGTTGCCATCTTACTCATTTTGCGTCGGGATGAGCAGCTCGGTGGTGGGTTACGAGGAACAAAAATAACGCCACTTGAAACCGTATCATGGTCAATTATTGGTGTTTTTCTTGTCTTTGGTACTCAAATCGTTGCCGGTTTAATCCAAACCCTTATTTTTGGAATTGATCAAGGATCGGAGAATACGGAGGACTTAGTCGCCATTGCCCAAGAATTCCTGCCGTTTATTATAGTGATTGCTGTGATTGGACCGATAATTGAAGAGCTTGTTTTTCGTAAAGCGATCTTCGGTTGGCTCTATGTTCGGACAAATTTCTGGATCGCCGGCTTGATTAGTTCAGTTATCTTTGCTGTGATTCATTTTGATTTTCAACATATTTTAATTTACGGTGCTATGGGCTTTGCATTTGCCTTTCTGTATGTAAAAACAAAACGAATTATCGTGCCTATTATCGCCCATATTGCGTTGAATTCATTTGTCGTAATTGTTCAGGTTCTCCTTATTGACGACATTAATGAGATGATGGATGTAGCAAGCTTTATTTATAACATGTTAGGAATGATGATTTAA
- a CDS encoding ABC transporter permease, whose amino-acid sequence MNSKVIITYVVRIFLFAIVAAFIYWTTSQGLYVHIFESTNEFLTLLGEHVALVLVSSLLAVIVALPLAVFVTRPKFRKAEWITSNIANLAQTIPSLAVVALMIGILGIGFVPAVFALFIYSVLPIFRNAVAGFSSVNPDLIDAGKGMGMKPVEVFFKVEVPNAAYAIIGGLRTAIVLNVGTAAFAYFIGGGGLGLWIFTGIELFDNAYLISGAVPVTLLAIFFDYALRGVEYWLTPKGMRSSKKQVNTKTAATA is encoded by the coding sequence TTGAATAGCAAAGTGATCATCACGTATGTCGTTCGAATTTTTTTGTTTGCCATTGTTGCGGCTTTTATCTATTGGACCACTTCACAAGGTTTATACGTCCATATTTTTGAATCAACGAATGAATTTCTTACCTTGTTAGGAGAACATGTAGCGCTCGTTCTAGTGTCCTCTTTATTAGCAGTCATTGTCGCGTTGCCACTTGCGGTTTTTGTAACAAGGCCGAAGTTTCGCAAAGCAGAGTGGATCACATCGAATATTGCTAATTTAGCGCAAACCATTCCGAGTTTAGCTGTTGTGGCGCTAATGATTGGGATTTTGGGGATTGGATTTGTTCCTGCCGTATTTGCGCTATTCATTTATTCGGTTCTACCGATCTTTCGTAATGCAGTAGCCGGATTTAGTTCTGTTAACCCAGATTTGATTGATGCAGGGAAAGGGATGGGAATGAAGCCAGTTGAAGTCTTTTTTAAAGTTGAAGTTCCTAACGCTGCATATGCCATCATTGGGGGATTACGAACAGCGATTGTCTTAAATGTAGGTACTGCGGCTTTTGCCTATTTTATCGGAGGCGGAGGTCTAGGATTATGGATCTTTACTGGGATTGAACTTTTTGATAATGCCTATTTAATTTCTGGTGCAGTGCCAGTGACATTACTCGCAATCTTCTTTGATTATGCACTTCGAGGGGTAGAGTATTGGCTAACACCGAAGGGCATGCGCTCATCAAAAAAACAAGTAAATACAAAAACAGCGGCTACTGCATAA
- a CDS encoding queuosine precursor transporter codes for MPTEILGLLFAIANFSFLVLFYKLFGKTGIITWIGFAAILANLQVLKTIELFGLIVTMGNVMYATTFLATDLLNEKYGKAIAKKAVWLGFSTLLVSTIIMQFVLLFPPHGEDLAHDHLAFIFDFALRVALGSLTAFLISNHINIYIFAFFKKLFPNMLWLRNIVSSIFGQALDTLIFCAIAFLGVYSMGVWFEIALTTYIMKFIVSLLAMPFIYWARSIKPLQD; via the coding sequence ATGCCGACAGAAATTCTTGGTTTACTTTTTGCGATCGCAAATTTTTCATTCCTTGTATTATTTTATAAATTATTTGGCAAGACAGGCATTATTACCTGGATTGGCTTTGCCGCCATTTTAGCTAATTTACAAGTGTTGAAGACCATTGAGCTTTTTGGTCTGATTGTTACCATGGGGAACGTGATGTACGCCACAACCTTCCTTGCTACTGACCTTCTTAATGAAAAATACGGCAAAGCAATCGCTAAAAAAGCGGTTTGGCTTGGTTTTTCAACGCTTCTTGTCTCGACGATCATCATGCAATTTGTCTTGCTATTCCCACCTCATGGCGAGGACTTAGCACATGACCATCTTGCATTTATCTTTGATTTTGCACTTCGAGTGGCACTAGGAAGCTTAACAGCATTTCTTATTAGTAATCATATTAATATTTACATCTTCGCTTTCTTTAAAAAGCTTTTTCCAAACATGCTTTGGTTGCGGAATATCGTCTCAAGTATTTTTGGACAAGCGCTAGATACACTCATCTTTTGTGCAATCGCCTTTTTAGGAGTCTATTCCATGGGCGTATGGTTTGAAATTGCATTAACGACGTATATCATGAAATTTATCGTCTCGCTATTAGCTATGCCCTTCATTTATTGGGCACGCAGTATAAAACCATTACAAGATTAA
- a CDS encoding ABC transporter ATP-binding protein — protein MISFKHVTKSYDGNKKAVNDVSFEVESGEIVIFLGPSGCGKTTLLRMVNKLVHLSSGEIYVDGQSISELDNIELRRKIGYVIQSNGLFPNMNIEDNVMVVPDLLKWGNKKKKARYEELMNLVGLDPKEFRKRYPGELSGGQQQRVGVARALAADPPLMLMDEPFGALDPLIREHIQDEFLEIQRKVKKTILFVSHDIDEAIRMADKIVLMRDGEIMQYGTPSEILMKPNSEYVSDFIGKDRAIKMLSLHTIQELNDAIGLLACKEDIADSKQIHLHADLKNTLSMLLNQEAEQVCVYDDENKIRGAITIDLVQQFLHVKLGKQRNAVHEAVVTG, from the coding sequence ATGATTTCATTTAAACACGTAACAAAATCTTATGATGGAAATAAAAAAGCGGTCAATGATGTTTCATTTGAAGTTGAAAGTGGTGAAATTGTTATATTCTTAGGCCCTTCTGGCTGTGGGAAAACAACACTTTTGCGGATGGTAAATAAATTGGTCCATTTAAGTTCAGGGGAGATTTATGTTGATGGGCAGTCTATATCTGAATTAGACAATATTGAATTACGCCGAAAGATTGGCTATGTTATTCAAAGTAATGGATTATTTCCTAATATGAATATTGAAGATAATGTAATGGTAGTGCCTGACTTATTAAAGTGGGGAAATAAAAAGAAAAAAGCTCGTTATGAAGAATTAATGAATTTAGTTGGACTCGATCCTAAGGAATTTCGAAAGCGTTATCCAGGAGAATTATCTGGAGGGCAACAACAGCGAGTTGGTGTCGCTCGGGCACTAGCGGCAGATCCACCACTTATGTTAATGGATGAACCATTTGGTGCACTAGATCCATTAATTCGTGAACATATTCAAGATGAATTTTTAGAAATACAAAGAAAAGTAAAAAAGACAATTTTGTTTGTTAGTCACGACATTGATGAAGCCATTCGAATGGCTGATAAGATCGTTTTAATGCGTGATGGTGAAATCATGCAGTACGGAACGCCTTCAGAGATTCTAATGAAGCCAAATAGTGAGTATGTGTCTGACTTTATCGGTAAAGACCGTGCCATTAAAATGCTGAGTCTTCATACGATTCAAGAGTTAAATGACGCTATTGGCTTATTAGCATGTAAAGAAGATATTGCCGATTCCAAGCAAATCCATTTACATGCAGACCTCAAAAATACGTTATCCATGTTATTAAATCAAGAAGCGGAACAAGTTTGTGTATACGATGATGAAAACAAAATACGTGGAGCCATTACGATCGATCTCGTGCAACAGTTTCTACACGTTAAACTAGGGAAGCAAAGAAATGCCGTTCATGAGGCGGTGGTTACAGGTTGA
- a CDS encoding 4-hydroxyphenylacetate 3-hydroxylase family protein → MTIATGAEFLKRMERLKSDVWMDGARIEHPYTEVEPFRSVLRAKSALYDMVHDERYSTILQAKDKQSNFSFEIPRTKEDLIKRRKATQLWANQTLGVLGRSPDYVNTMITIMAGAKDFFSENDPAFGDHIDRIYRRAKEHDLTFTHTFVNPSISRKPFYPDGEGKEQAIATKIVEETEEGIIIDGARLLATQGGITDELLVVPSAAFIDSDYLFGCTVPSDAKGLTFINRPAYKKESVFDSPLSAQYEEGDAIVVFDHVFIPWERVFLYRDEWLMNELFMKTGVESFLLYQAVNRQVVKTEWVLGIAQALVATFDIERHQHIQGKLSEIIIALEAMMGFVYSSEAQAELNDYGIMVPKLETLKACASYYQSTYPRLIEIIQLLGASHFIAAPSEKDFNSEIAPQLERFVKGEYVSAYDKFQLIQLARDLSITEFGSRQLLYERYFYGDPIRVLSSLNGLYRPKKEALQERVHRFLKREK, encoded by the coding sequence ATGACAATTGCGACTGGTGCTGAATTTTTAAAGCGGATGGAGCGTTTGAAGAGTGATGTATGGATGGACGGAGCGCGCATCGAGCATCCTTACACTGAGGTTGAACCTTTCCGTTCGGTCTTACGTGCCAAGAGCGCTCTGTATGACATGGTTCACGATGAACGGTATTCGACTATTTTACAAGCGAAGGATAAACAATCAAATTTCTCTTTTGAAATCCCACGTACAAAAGAAGATTTAATCAAACGAAGAAAAGCAACGCAGTTATGGGCAAATCAAACGTTAGGTGTTCTTGGCCGCTCTCCAGATTATGTGAATACGATGATTACCATTATGGCGGGAGCAAAAGACTTTTTTTCTGAGAATGATCCAGCATTTGGAGATCATATTGACCGTATCTATAGACGAGCAAAAGAGCACGATTTAACTTTTACACATACTTTCGTAAACCCCTCCATTAGCAGAAAGCCTTTTTATCCTGATGGTGAGGGGAAAGAGCAAGCGATTGCAACAAAAATTGTGGAAGAGACGGAAGAAGGCATCATCATTGACGGGGCTCGGTTATTAGCCACTCAAGGTGGGATTACTGATGAATTGCTTGTTGTCCCTTCAGCTGCGTTTATTGATAGTGACTATTTATTTGGTTGTACGGTTCCATCCGATGCAAAAGGACTCACGTTTATTAATCGACCTGCTTACAAAAAGGAAAGTGTGTTCGATTCGCCTTTGAGCGCTCAGTATGAAGAAGGAGATGCGATTGTCGTATTTGACCACGTGTTTATTCCATGGGAGCGTGTTTTCTTATATCGAGATGAGTGGCTAATGAATGAGTTATTTATGAAAACAGGGGTTGAATCATTTTTATTATATCAAGCTGTTAATCGCCAAGTTGTCAAAACGGAGTGGGTGCTAGGGATTGCTCAAGCGTTAGTAGCAACATTTGATATCGAACGGCATCAGCATATTCAAGGAAAACTTTCAGAGATCATCATTGCATTAGAAGCAATGATGGGTTTTGTCTATTCCTCCGAGGCTCAGGCGGAGTTAAACGACTATGGCATCATGGTTCCTAAATTGGAAACGTTAAAAGCGTGTGCGTCTTATTATCAGTCAACCTACCCACGATTAATTGAAATTATTCAGCTTTTAGGAGCAAGTCATTTTATTGCCGCTCCAAGTGAAAAAGATTTCAACTCAGAAATTGCGCCTCAACTTGAACGATTTGTAAAAGGTGAATACGTAAGTGCTTACGATAAATTTCAGCTAATTCAACTTGCTAGAGATCTTTCGATTACTGAGTTTGGTAGTCGCCAACTGCTTTATGAACGGTACTTTTACGGAGATCCGATTCGTGTACTCTCTTCTTTAAACGGGCTGTATCGCCCGAAAAAAGAAGCACTACAAGAAAGAGTTCATAGGTTTTTAAAGAGAGAGAAGTGA
- a CDS encoding DUF4305 domain-containing protein, which produces MRMFGFFYILLGLLFVYLTYIQVETNGWGFFPIVLVFIAALDFYLGWQALRRPPNPPQK; this is translated from the coding sequence ATGAGAATGTTTGGCTTCTTTTACATTTTACTTGGTCTTTTATTCGTTTACTTAACGTATATCCAAGTTGAAACAAACGGCTGGGGCTTTTTCCCTATCGTGCTTGTTTTTATTGCGGCGCTTGATTTTTATTTAGGCTGGCAAGCATTAAGGCGACCACCAAACCCACCTCAAAAATAA
- a CDS encoding alpha/beta fold hydrolase, translated as MAHRIEVEHGTTLFVEDIGSGQPVIFLHGWPVNHKMFEHQMATLPEQGFRFIGVDLRGYGQSDKPAHGYDYDRMADDLRVVIDTLGLKDAVLCGFSMGGAIAIRYMAKHGEKGIARLALLGAAAPVFTQRDDFEYGLPKENVDGLIDGAYTDRADMLKDFGGLFFGKEPSTHYNSWFHSLGMQAGPHATIASARTLRDADLRDDLAAISVPTAILHGRNDGICPFDLAEQMEKGIEDATIIPFEESGHSLFHDEQEKFNETLIQFISEPVKL; from the coding sequence ATGGCACATCGAATTGAAGTCGAACACGGAACGACATTATTTGTTGAAGATATTGGCAGTGGACAACCTGTTATCTTTTTACACGGCTGGCCTGTCAACCATAAGATGTTTGAACACCAGATGGCTACACTACCTGAACAAGGATTTCGCTTTATTGGTGTAGATTTAAGAGGATATGGACAATCGGATAAACCAGCTCACGGCTATGATTATGATCGTATGGCAGATGATTTACGTGTTGTCATTGACACATTAGGTTTAAAGGATGCTGTGCTTTGCGGTTTCTCCATGGGAGGAGCAATTGCCATTCGCTACATGGCGAAACATGGAGAAAAAGGAATTGCACGCTTAGCACTATTAGGAGCTGCTGCTCCGGTGTTTACGCAAAGAGATGATTTTGAGTATGGATTACCAAAAGAAAATGTAGATGGCCTTATTGATGGAGCCTATACAGATCGAGCAGATATGCTAAAAGACTTTGGCGGACTATTCTTTGGAAAAGAACCGAGCACGCATTACAATAGCTGGTTCCATTCACTAGGAATGCAAGCAGGACCTCATGCCACCATTGCTTCTGCTCGCACTCTCCGGGATGCTGATTTGCGCGATGATTTAGCAGCCATTTCAGTCCCAACAGCTATTCTACATGGACGAAACGATGGCATATGTCCGTTTGATCTAGCAGAGCAAATGGAAAAAGGCATTGAAGATGCCACTATTATTCCGTTCGAAGAAAGTGGTCACAGCCTCTTTCATGATGAGCAAGAGAAGTTTAATGAAACGCTCATCCAGTTTATTTCTGAACCGGTAAAATTATAA